In a genomic window of Sphingomonas lutea:
- a CDS encoding helix-turn-helix domain-containing protein produces the protein MPIVIRLDVMLAMRKVKSKDLAAAVGITEANLSLLKSGKVKGIRFATLEAICEELDCKPGDIIDYEPDARAGAQ, from the coding sequence TCATGCTGGCGATGCGCAAGGTGAAGTCGAAGGACCTTGCTGCCGCGGTCGGCATAACGGAAGCCAATCTGTCGTTGCTCAAGTCGGGCAAGGTCAAGGGCATCCGCTTCGCCACGCTCGAGGCGATCTGCGAGGAGCTCGACTGCAAGCCCGGCGACATCATCGACTATGAGCCCGACGCCAGGGCCGGGGCTCAATAA